Proteins from a genomic interval of Acipenser ruthenus unplaced genomic scaffold, fAciRut3.2 maternal haplotype, whole genome shotgun sequence:
- the LOC131730557 gene encoding histone H2A-like, with protein sequence MSGRGKTGGKARAKAKTRSSRAGLQFPVGRVHRLLRKGNYAQRVGAGAPVYLAAVLEYLTAEILELAGNAARDNKKTRIIPRHLQLAVRNDEELNKLMGGVTIAQGGVLPNIQAVLLPKKTEKPAKK encoded by the coding sequence GCTAAAGCAAAGACTCGCTCCTCCAGGGCAGGATTGCAGTTCCCAGTCGGTCGTGTTCACAGGCTActgcggaagggaaactatgcccagcgtgtgggcgctggagccccggtctatctggccgctgtgctcgagtacctgactgctgaaatacTGGAACTGGCCGGGAacgccgcccgggacaacaagaaaaccagaatcatcccacgtcacctgcagctcgctgtccgcaacgacgaggagctcaacaagctgatgggaggcgtcaccatcgctcagggtggagtgctgcccaacatccaggccgtgctgctgcccaagaaaaccgagaagccagCCAAGAAATAA
- the LOC131730555 gene encoding histone H1-like, whose protein sequence is MAETAPAPAAPAPAKAPKKKSAAKPKKSGPSVSELIVKAVSASKERSGLSVAALKKILQAGGYDVEKNNSLVNRALKSLVTKETLLQTKGTGASGSFKLNKKAAEAKEKAAKKKAAPKKPAAKKAVVKKTTKKVSAKKAATPKKTPTKAKKPKAVKKAPKSPKKAAAKPKKVVKKSPKKAKAAPKPKKVTKAAKPAAKKAPPKKK, encoded by the coding sequence ATGGCAGAAACTGCTCCAGCACCAGCCGCTCCTGCTCCGGCTAAAGCTCCCAAGAAGAAAAGCGCAGCAAAGCCCAAGAAATCGGGTCCCAGCGTGTCGGAGCTCATCGTCAAGGCTGTGTCTGCCTCCAAGGAGCGCAGCGGGCTGTCTGTGGCGGCGCTCAAGAAGATCCTGCAGGCCGGCGGCTACGATGTGGAGAAGAACAACTCCCTCGTCAATAGAGCCCTCAAGAGCCTGGTGACCAAGGAGACCCTGCTACAGACCAAGGGCACCGGCGCCTCGGGCTCCTTCAAGCTCAACAAAAAAGCAGCTGAAGCCAAGGAGAAGGCGGCCAAGAAGAAGGCAGCTCCAAAGAAACCAGCGGCAAAGAAAGCGGTTGTCAAGAAAACAACGAAAAAGGTTTCGGCAAAGAAAGCAGCGACACCCAAGAAGACTCCTACGAAAGCGAAGAAACCGAAAGCTGTAAAGAAGGCGCccaagagcccgaagaaagcggctgccaagcctaaaaaggtcgtgaagaagagcccgaagaaagcgaaGGCAGCGCCTAAACCTAAAAAGGTGACCAAGGCAGCTAAACCCGCAGCGAAGAAGGCGCCTCCTAAAAAGAAGTGA